The following proteins come from a genomic window of Triticum aestivum cultivar Chinese Spring chromosome 6A, IWGSC CS RefSeq v2.1, whole genome shotgun sequence:
- the LOC123127190 gene encoding uncharacterized protein, translating to MCRDGLSPAEVAVRHRLYWPDGTRKKSSEGNPGRRNMNLLVQALLDKYNEDHHLLGDLAYELDNVVCSRQIYEEEGGLINKFYHINLTAKTKGDDGFHSGVDNLFFGEITRIEGENEEYMLNCFCMVKPIDNGACSGCTKYGECDLKHPVDADKYKGGHSTPVIQCRGINHTPFLQPDVPVYIRNKQDWLEFEKAMLAKEEAKIRYIYECPADSPIQAKVDGARMPACLAKGQEDAGLAKGRESAGLAKRGEGAGLAKRGEDAGLAKREDHQGSVKYIVPARRGMVF from the exons AT GTGCAGAGATGGGCTATCGCCGGCGGAGGTTGCAGTGCGACATCGCCTTTATTGGCCTGATGGCACAAGGAAGAAGTCGTCCGAAGGCAATCCCGGGCGTAGGAATATGAACCTATTGGTTCAAGCTTTACTGGATAAATACAATGAAGATCACCATCTTTTGGgg GATCTTGCATATGAACTTGATAATGTTGTGTGCTCCCGACAAATTTACGAGGAGGAGGGCGGCCTTATTAACAAATTCTATCATATCAATTTGACTGCAAAAACCAAAGGAGATGATGGTTTTCACAGTGGTGTCGACAATCTATTCTTTGGTGAAATCACACGAATAGAAGGCGAaaatgaagaatacatgctcaaTTGTTTCTGTATGGTTAAACCTATTGACAATG GCGCATGCTCAGGTTGTACGAAGTACGGGGAGTGTGATTTGAAGCACCCTGTTGATGCTGATAAATACAAAGGTGGCCACTCTACCCCGGTCATTCAGTGTCGTGGTATCAATCATACTCCTTTCTTGCAACCGGATGTACCTGTATACATCCGGAATAAGCAGGATTGGTTGGAGTTTGAGAAGGCtatgttggcgaaggaggaggctaaGATAAGATATATATATGAG TGCCCTGCTGATTCTCCTATTCAAGCAAAAGTGGATGGTGCAAGAATGCCTGCTTGTTTGGCCAAGGGACAAGAGGATGCTGGTTTGGCCAAGGGACGAGAGAGTGCTGGTTTGGCCAAGAGAGGAGAGGGCGCTGGTTTGGCCAAGAGAGGAGAGGATGCTGGTTTGGCCAAGCGAGAGGATCACCAGGGAAGCGTGAAGTACATTGTACCTGCTAGGCGTGGGATGGTGTTTTGA
- the LOC123127191 gene encoding uncharacterized protein: MGSRQVVAVLQLGGVFTTDDDGHMTYSGGEAHAMLVKSGWTFKAFKHEISSTLNNLKLDSYAFKYFLPRNNKTLISISNDKDLKRMVEFHADSETTDIYVIKKVDNRVKSSVADSSTPADSAIIGTTPDGSKRQKICASWENTITGVGQVFEGPKEFRDALHKYAIAHRFHYRFVKNDSSRVTVECTDEGCPWRIHASKSSANQEFMIKKVVGSHTCESETVKSNRLASQKWVASVIKEKLRDSPNYRPRDIANDLQREYGLSLNYSQAWRGKLIARKELYSPHEEACNQLPWFRDRILATNPGSMATVEALEGSKFRFFVAFHASLHGFENGCRPLLFLDVITVKPNKHWKLLGATSVDGEGDVFPVALSVVDDESQENWHWFLEQLKASLPMPGDITFISNGRSGLWDDVSVIFPDSYHGYNVSFFIEEFKTKLDDSWSEEVKDIMVEHLKDAIYSCRVDEFNHYFDLIKAESDKLAEWLLETKPERWSDALFKGSRLGQYTCNISETIAEWIPNRYELPVVQLLDTIRCNLMEMIYTRRESSNTWSEVLTPSANQKLQEEMNKALSLSVVCSTENDGNNNVFEVCDGSVYTVNIDTWDCTCRKWHVSGIPCCHAIAVFEQTDQNPVEYCAKYFRRDYYRMTYAMSINPIPDVIVPPASTDVTQSMGLQPCPILARRQVGRPKEKPADPRIAIKRAVRCSRCKGYGHNKATCKVPLTA, from the exons ATGGGGAGCAGACAAGTTGTCGCTGTTCTTCAACTAGGTGGAGTATTCACAACTGACGATGATGGGCATATGACCTATTCTGGCGGAGAGGCACATGCGATGCTTGTGAAAAGTGGTTGGACTTTTAAAGCGTTTAAAcatgagatatcttcaacactcaaTAACCTCAAGCTTGATTCCTATGCATTCAAATACTTCCTTCCGAGAAATAATAAGACTTTGATTTCAATTTCCAATGACAAAGACCTTAAGCGCATGGTTGAATTCCATGCGGACTCGGAGACAACAGACATCTATGTCATTAAGAAGGTTGACAACAG GGTAAAGAGCTCTGTAGCAGATTCCAGCACTCCTGCAGATTCTGCTATAATAGGGACTACTCCAGATGGATCTAAGCGGCAAAAGATATGTGCAAGTTGGGAGAACACAATCACTGGAGTTGGCCAAGTATTTGAGGGTCCAAAGGAATTTCGTGATGCATTGCACAAGTATGCCATTGCACATAGGTTTCATTACAGATTTGTCAAGAATGACTCTTCTCGTGTCACTGTGGAATGTACTGATGAAGGATGTCCCTGGCGCATACATGCTTCCAAATCTTCTGCAAATCAGGAGTTCATGATCAAGAAAGTGGTTGGGAGCCATACATGTGAATCAGAGACAGTCAAAAGTAATCGCCTAGCTTCTCAAAAATGGGTTGCTAGTGTTATCAAGGAAAAATTACGTGACAGTCCAAACTACAGGCCAAGAGATATTGCAAATGATCTCCAGCGTGAATACGGACTAAGCCTGAACTATTCTCAAGCTTGGCGAGGCAAACTAATAGCTCGAAAAGAACTTTACAGCCCACATGAAGAGGCATGTAATCAGTTACCTTGGTTTCGTGATAGAATTCTCGCAACAAACCCTGGGAGTATGGCAACAGTAGAGGCATTGGAAGGTTCAAAGTTCCGCTTCTTTGTTGCATTCCATGCCTCCCTTCATGGTTTTGAGAATGGTTGCAGGCCTCTTCTCTTTCTTGATGTGATAACTGTGAAACCAAATAAGCATTGGAAACTATTAGGTGCTACTTCTGTTGATGGTGAAGGTGATGTGTTCCCTGTTGCATTATCTGTAGTGGATGACGAGAGTCAAGAAAATTGGCATTGGTTTCTTGAACAGCTAAAGGCATCGTTGCCTATGCCTGGAGACATAACATTCATATCAAATGGCAGAAGTGGTCTCTGGGATGATGTTTCTGTAATATTTCCAGATAGTTATCATGGATACAATGTCAGCTTTTTCATTGAAGAATTTAAAACAAAATTGGATGACAGCTGGAGTGAAGAAGTAAAAGATATAATGGTCGAGCATCTTAAGGATGCCATATATTCGTGCAGAGTTGATGAATTCAATCATTATTTTGATCTCATTAAAGCTGAGTCTGACAAGCTTGCTGAATGGCTTTTGGAGACTAAACCTGAGCGGTGGTCAGATGCGTTATTCAAAGGGTCACGTCTTGGCCAATACACATGCAATATTTCCGAGACAATTGCGGAGTGGATCCCCAACAGATATGAGCTCCCGGTAGTGCAGCTGCTTGATACAATCAGATGCAACCTGATGGAGATGATCTATACACGCAGGGAATCTTCCAATACATGGTCAGAAGTATTAACACCGTCAGCAAATCAGAAACTTCAGGAAGAGATGAACAAAGCTCTTTCACTCAGTGTTGTTTGCTCAACTGAAAATGATGGAAACAATAATGTGTTTGAAGTATGTGATGGTTCGGTTTATACGGTCAACATTGATACATGGGACTGCACCTGCAGAAAGTGGCATGTGTCTGGGATTCCTTGCTGTCATGCCATCGCTGTGTTCGAGCAAACTGATCAGAATCCAGTCGAGTACTGTGCCAAGTATTTCAGAAGAGATTACTACCGCATGACTTACGCCATGTCAATCAACCCGATACCTGATGTCATTGTACCTCCTGCATCAACTGACGTAACGCAGAGCATGGGATTGCAACCATGCCCCATTCTAGCTCGCCGCCAAGTTGGCCGACCAAAGGAAAAGCCAGCTGATCCTCGTATTGCAATTAAAAGGGCGGTGCGCTGCAGCAGGTGCAAGGGCTATGGGCACAACAAAGCAACTTGCAAAGTCCCTCTCACAGCATAA